A section of the Cuniculiplasma divulgatum genome encodes:
- a CDS encoding ABC transporter ATP-binding protein, with amino-acid sequence MIQITDLTKQYSRNQPPVVRNLSLEINDGEIMGFAGLNGAGKTTTIRIVCGIIFPTGGKVLVNGKDIVREKVAASKHIGWVPELPNFEPTGKSVQLLKYYAGFYGIPPKEAEAKAETLLRKFNIWDARKRPLKDYSQGMKKRFSIAAAMMGDPDNFLFDETLNGLDPEGVKNMRDFMLSLKKEGKAVFLSSHILSELENVADRIAIIKRGEIVKVVERSELSNLGELSVKIVLQKADDNAVSLLQQFGKPENSGNEITLHSLNIPSDEVYKVSEALFKAGYRVISISTESEGLEDYFLELVGSGK; translated from the coding sequence ATGATTCAGATCACCGATCTTACAAAACAGTATTCGCGGAACCAGCCCCCTGTTGTCAGGAATCTCAGTCTGGAGATAAATGATGGTGAAATAATGGGATTTGCCGGTCTGAATGGAGCCGGAAAGACCACAACAATAAGAATCGTCTGCGGTATCATCTTTCCCACTGGCGGAAAGGTTCTGGTCAACGGAAAGGATATCGTCAGGGAAAAAGTTGCTGCATCCAAACACATTGGATGGGTTCCCGAGCTCCCAAACTTCGAACCTACCGGTAAATCAGTCCAGCTTCTGAAATATTATGCAGGCTTCTATGGGATACCGCCAAAGGAGGCCGAGGCAAAGGCAGAAACACTACTAAGGAAGTTCAACATATGGGACGCCCGCAAGAGGCCGCTGAAGGATTATTCACAGGGAATGAAGAAGCGTTTCTCCATAGCTGCTGCCATGATGGGCGACCCCGACAATTTCCTCTTTGACGAGACTCTGAACGGCCTCGACCCGGAAGGAGTGAAGAACATGAGGGACTTTATGCTGTCGCTCAAGAAGGAAGGCAAGGCAGTCTTCCTTTCTTCACACATACTTTCAGAACTGGAAAACGTTGCAGACAGGATTGCAATAATCAAACGGGGAGAGATAGTGAAAGTTGTTGAGAGATCTGAACTCAGCAACCTTGGTGAATTATCAGTGAAAATAGTGCTTCAGAAGGCCGACGACAATGCTGTGTCTTTGCTTCAGCAGTTCGGGAAACCTGAAAACAGCGGCAATGAGATCACACTGCACAGCCTCAATATCCCATCAGATGAGGTGTACAAGGTCTCTGAGGCTCTCTTCAAGGCCGGTTACAGGGTAATTTCCATATCCACAGAGAGCGAAGGGCTTGAGGACTATTTCCTTGAACTTGTGGGGAGTGGGAAATGA